A genomic stretch from Hymenobacter psoromatis includes:
- a CDS encoding GMC family oxidoreductase has product MDKNTYDAIVIGSGISGGWAAKELTEKGLKTIMLERGRNIEHIKDYVNANKAPWELPHRGGRTQQMIADYPVLGRDYTLNESNLSYWVNEKESPYVEVKPFDWFRGYHVGGRSLMWGRQSYRWSDYDFGANLKDGVAVDWPIRYKDLAPWYSHVEKFAGISGNRDGLAQLPDGDFMPPMNMNVVEKDVAARIKKQFPNRHMVIGRTANITQPLQSRISCQYRNKCWLGCPFGAYFSTQSSTLPAAVATGNLTLRPFSIVTKILYDKDTKRAKGVEVLDAETNQTVEYYAKVIFLNASTLNSAWVLMNSATDVWPEGLGSSSGELGHNLMDHHFRVGAHGDAEGYDDKYVYGRRANGIYVPRFRNLFGDKRDYIRGFGYQGSAGREGWSREIPEMNIGGEFKDALTEPGKWTMGLTGFGETLPYHDNRTFLDKTKKDKWGLPVLAMDAVIRDNEQKMRIDMMNDAQEMLEKAGLKNVKTYNNGYAMGGGIHEMGTARMGRDPKTSVLNAHNQVWDAPNVYVTDGAAMTSAACQNPSLTYMALTARAVDHAVGELKKQNI; this is encoded by the coding sequence ATGGACAAGAACACGTATGACGCCATCGTCATTGGCTCAGGTATTTCGGGTGGCTGGGCCGCCAAGGAATTGACCGAGAAAGGATTGAAAACGATTATGCTGGAGCGCGGGCGCAACATCGAGCATATCAAGGATTATGTCAACGCCAACAAGGCACCCTGGGAGCTGCCCCACCGCGGCGGCCGCACCCAGCAGATGATTGCCGACTACCCGGTGCTGGGGCGTGACTACACCCTCAACGAGAGCAACCTCTCGTATTGGGTAAATGAGAAGGAGAGCCCCTACGTGGAGGTGAAGCCGTTTGACTGGTTTCGGGGCTACCACGTGGGCGGCCGCTCGCTGATGTGGGGCCGGCAGAGCTACCGCTGGAGCGACTACGACTTTGGGGCCAACCTCAAAGATGGCGTGGCCGTGGACTGGCCCATTCGCTATAAGGACCTGGCGCCCTGGTATAGCCACGTGGAGAAGTTCGCGGGCATCAGCGGCAACCGCGATGGCCTGGCGCAGCTGCCCGACGGCGACTTTATGCCGCCCATGAACATGAACGTGGTGGAAAAGGACGTGGCCGCCCGCATCAAAAAGCAGTTTCCGAACCGGCACATGGTCATTGGCCGTACGGCCAACATCACGCAGCCGCTGCAAAGCCGCATCAGCTGCCAATACCGCAATAAATGCTGGCTGGGCTGCCCGTTTGGGGCGTATTTCAGCACGCAGTCCTCGACGCTGCCCGCGGCCGTGGCCACCGGCAACCTCACGCTGCGGCCGTTTTCCATCGTCACCAAAATCCTGTATGACAAGGATACCAAGCGGGCGAAGGGGGTAGAGGTGCTCGACGCCGAAACCAACCAGACGGTCGAGTACTACGCCAAGGTTATTTTCCTCAATGCCTCGACCCTGAACTCGGCCTGGGTGCTGATGAACTCGGCCACCGACGTGTGGCCCGAGGGCCTGGGCAGCAGCAGCGGCGAGCTGGGCCACAACCTGATGGACCACCATTTTCGGGTGGGCGCGCACGGCGACGCCGAGGGCTACGACGATAAATACGTGTATGGCCGCCGGGCCAACGGCATCTACGTGCCACGCTTCCGCAACCTGTTTGGTGATAAGCGCGACTATATTCGCGGGTTTGGCTACCAGGGCAGCGCCGGCCGCGAAGGCTGGAGCCGCGAGATTCCGGAGATGAACATCGGCGGCGAGTTCAAGGACGCGCTCACCGAGCCGGGCAAGTGGACGATGGGCCTCACCGGCTTTGGCGAAACGCTACCCTACCACGACAACCGCACGTTCCTGGACAAGACCAAGAAGGATAAGTGGGGCCTGCCGGTGCTGGCGATGGACGCCGTAATTCGCGACAACGAGCAGAAAATGCGCATCGACATGATGAACGATGCCCAGGAAATGCTGGAAAAGGCGGGTTTGAAGAACGTGAAGACCTATAATAACGGCTACGCGATGGGCGGCGGCATCCACGAGATGGGCACCGCCCGCATGGGTAGGGACCCCAAAACGTCGGTGCTCAACGCCCACAATCAGGTCTGGGACGCGCCCAACGTATATGTGACCGACGGCGCGGCCATGACCTCAGCCGCCTGCCAAAACCCCTCGCTGACCTACATGGCCCTCACGGCCCGCGCCGTGGACCACGCCGTGGGCGAGCTCAAGAAGCAAAACATCTAA
- a CDS encoding twin-arginine translocation pathway signal protein produces the protein MNRRDALARVAVLMGGSVIGAEFFLTSCSSPASTSSKAGETAAKFTLNPTQLSMLDEVGDTILPATKTPGAKAAKIGSFMLVMVRDCYKPADQQIFLTGLTKLDEASQKQIGKAFMAADPAQRTAVLTKLDAEQKEFTKNQRKDDPGHYFRMMKELTLLGYFTSEVGATQALRYLPVPGRYDGDVPYKKGDRAWATS, from the coding sequence ATGAATCGCCGCGATGCCCTCGCCCGCGTGGCCGTCCTGATGGGCGGCTCCGTGATTGGCGCCGAATTTTTCCTCACCAGCTGCTCCTCGCCGGCCAGCACCAGTTCAAAGGCTGGGGAAACTGCCGCCAAATTTACCCTCAACCCGACCCAATTAAGTATGCTCGATGAGGTGGGCGACACCATCCTGCCGGCCACCAAAACGCCGGGCGCGAAAGCGGCCAAAATCGGCAGCTTTATGCTCGTGATGGTGCGCGACTGCTACAAGCCTGCCGACCAGCAAATCTTCCTCACCGGCCTCACCAAGCTCGACGAGGCCAGCCAGAAACAAATCGGCAAAGCTTTCATGGCCGCCGACCCCGCCCAGCGCACGGCCGTGCTCACCAAACTCGACGCCGAGCAAAAGGAATTCACCAAAAACCAGCGCAAAGACGACCCCGGCCACTACTTCCGTATGATGAAGGAGCTGACGCTGCTCGGCTATTTCACCTCCGAGGTGGGCGCCACGCAGGCCCTGCGCTACCTGCCCGTGCCCGGCCGCTACGACGGCGACGTGCCTTATAAGAAGGGTGACCGCGCCTGGGCCACCAGTTGA
- a CDS encoding MFS transporter, whose protein sequence is MTPAIRFKLSLMMFLEFFIWGAWFVTLGTYLLKNLHTSGTQVGVAFLTQSIGAIVAPFIIGLIADRFFSAQKILGVLHLVGAVLLWRAAGAASFDSFYPSILLYMIVYMPTLALVNSISFRQMKNPEKEFAPIRVLGTLGWIVAGLTIGWLNWEQGGQLGLTFRMAAGASLLLGLFSFLLPPTPPVRREGPITIGEVLGLEAIGLLKNRSYLIFFLASIAICVPLSFYYGFTNAFLNEVGMKSAAGVQTLGQVSEVLFMLLIPVFFVRLGVKKMLAIGMLAWVIRYLFFAYGNGDSAYWMLIVGIVLHGVCYDFFFVTGQIYTDNLAGEQSKSAAQGFITLATYGVGMLIGSLLAGRVVDAHKIAGDLHDWRAIWLIPAAIAAAVLLVFMVLFRDRNAPVTTADLTYAETTARLEV, encoded by the coding sequence ATGACGCCCGCCATCCGCTTCAAGCTGTCCCTGATGATGTTCCTGGAGTTTTTCATCTGGGGCGCGTGGTTCGTGACGCTGGGCACCTATCTGCTGAAAAACCTGCACACCAGCGGCACCCAGGTGGGCGTGGCATTCCTCACGCAGTCCATCGGGGCCATTGTGGCACCGTTCATCATTGGGCTGATTGCCGACCGGTTTTTTTCGGCCCAGAAGATTCTGGGCGTGCTGCATTTGGTGGGCGCGGTGCTGCTGTGGCGCGCCGCCGGGGCTGCCAGTTTCGACAGCTTCTACCCCAGCATCTTGCTTTATATGATAGTGTACATGCCCACGCTGGCGCTGGTCAACTCTATCTCGTTCAGGCAGATGAAGAACCCGGAGAAGGAGTTCGCGCCCATCCGGGTTTTGGGCACGCTGGGCTGGATTGTGGCTGGCCTCACCATTGGCTGGCTCAACTGGGAGCAGGGTGGGCAGCTGGGCCTCACGTTTCGGATGGCGGCGGGCGCGTCGCTGCTGCTCGGGCTGTTCAGCTTTCTGCTGCCGCCTACCCCCCCCGTCCGGCGCGAAGGCCCCATTACCATCGGCGAGGTGCTGGGCCTCGAAGCCATTGGCTTGCTGAAGAATCGCTCGTACCTGATTTTTTTCCTGGCTTCGATTGCCATCTGCGTGCCGCTATCGTTCTACTACGGCTTCACCAACGCGTTTCTCAACGAGGTGGGCATGAAGAGCGCGGCTGGCGTGCAGACGCTGGGCCAGGTGTCGGAAGTGCTGTTCATGCTGCTCATTCCGGTGTTTTTCGTGCGGCTGGGCGTCAAGAAAATGCTGGCCATCGGCATGTTGGCCTGGGTAATTCGCTACCTGTTCTTTGCCTACGGCAACGGCGACTCGGCTTACTGGATGCTGATTGTGGGCATCGTGCTGCACGGCGTCTGCTACGATTTCTTCTTCGTAACGGGCCAGATTTACACCGATAACCTGGCCGGCGAGCAGTCCAAAAGCGCCGCCCAGGGCTTCATTACGCTGGCTACGTATGGGGTAGGGATGCTCATCGGCTCGCTGCTGGCGGGTCGGGTAGTGGACGCGCATAAAATCGCCGGCGACCTGCACGACTGGCGCGCCATCTGGCTGATTCCGGCGGCCATCGCGGCGGCGGTGCTGCTCGTGTTTATGGTGCTGTTCCGCGACCGCAACGCGCCGGTTACCACTGCCGACCTCACCTACGCAGAAACTACGGCCCGCCTCGAAGTATAA
- a CDS encoding oxidoreductase gives MKLRLAMIGGGPGAFIGAVHRIAAALDSLYELTAGAFSSDPTKSRAAGELLGLAPDRVYGSYRELIARETARPAAERVQVIAIVTPNHLHFEPARLALENGFDVILDKPMTFSLAEAKQLQTVAEASGRLLCLTHTYTGYPMVKQAREMLANNTLGPIRKAYVEYPQGWLSRPEEGTDNKQAAWRTDPARSGIAGAMGDIGTHAFNLLEYVTGLEVVRLCADINTVVPGRRLDDDGAVLLKLSNGASAVLIATQIAAGEENNVKIRVYGDQGGLEWQQVDANTLQVKWLDRPAEIWRAGTGYVGAAARHNARTPAGHPEGYLEAFANLYRNFALCVLARNAGTLPPPEARDYPSIKEGVRGMAFIESVIASGHSTQKWTEFTV, from the coding sequence ATGAAACTACGACTGGCCATGATTGGGGGCGGGCCGGGTGCCTTTATCGGGGCCGTGCATCGCATCGCGGCAGCCCTCGATAGCCTGTATGAGCTCACGGCCGGCGCTTTTAGCAGCGACCCTACCAAGTCGCGGGCCGCCGGCGAGCTCTTGGGCCTGGCACCCGACCGCGTGTATGGCTCTTACCGGGAGCTCATTGCGCGGGAAACGGCGCGCCCCGCCGCTGAGCGTGTGCAGGTAATTGCCATCGTGACGCCCAACCACCTGCACTTCGAGCCCGCCCGCCTGGCTTTGGAAAATGGCTTCGACGTCATCCTGGACAAGCCCATGACGTTCTCGCTGGCCGAGGCCAAGCAGCTGCAAACCGTGGCCGAAGCCAGCGGCCGGCTGCTGTGCCTCACCCACACCTACACTGGCTACCCGATGGTGAAACAGGCTCGTGAAATGCTGGCCAACAATACGTTGGGTCCAATTCGCAAGGCTTACGTGGAGTATCCGCAGGGCTGGCTGAGCCGGCCCGAGGAGGGCACCGACAACAAGCAGGCCGCCTGGCGCACCGACCCGGCCCGCAGCGGCATAGCCGGCGCGATGGGCGACATTGGCACCCACGCTTTCAACCTGCTCGAATACGTGACCGGCCTGGAGGTCGTGAGGCTTTGCGCCGACATCAATACCGTGGTGCCCGGCCGCCGCCTCGATGATGATGGCGCGGTGCTGCTCAAGCTCAGCAATGGCGCTAGTGCGGTGCTGATAGCCACGCAAATAGCGGCGGGGGAGGAGAACAACGTCAAAATCCGGGTTTACGGCGACCAGGGCGGGCTGGAGTGGCAACAGGTCGATGCTAACACCTTGCAGGTGAAGTGGCTGGATAGGCCGGCCGAAATCTGGCGCGCGGGCACGGGCTACGTGGGCGCGGCGGCGCGGCACAACGCCCGCACGCCCGCCGGCCACCCCGAGGGCTACCTCGAAGCCTTCGCCAACCTCTACCGCAACTTCGCGCTGTGCGTGCTGGCGCGCAACGCTGGCACCCTACCCCCCCCCGAAGCCCGCGACTACCCCAGCATAAAAGAAGGCGTGCGCGGCATGGCCTTCATCGAAAGCGTTATCGCCTCGGGCCACTCCACGCAAAAGTGGACCGAGTTCACCGTCTGA
- a CDS encoding AP endonuclease, which yields MTTIQGPAVFIAQFIGDHAPFNSLDGICAWAKDLGFKGIQLPTLDKRFIDLQLAAESQTYADELTGKVRAAGLEITELSTHLQGQLVAVNPAYDKLFDGFAPEAVRNNPLARQQWATQQLIYAAKASRRLGLRAHATFSGALLWPMVYPWPQRPAGLVEEGFAELGRRWLPILDEFDNEGIDLCYEIHAGEDLHDGISYEMFLTEVNDHPRACLLYDPSHFVLQCLDYLDYIDIYHERIRMFHVKDAEFNPTGRQGVYGGYQSWLNRAGRFRSLGDGQVDFKAIFSKMAQYDFPGWAVLEWECAIKNSEDGAREGAHFIKDHIIRVTDKAFDDFAAAATDANFNRALLGL from the coding sequence ATGACTACCATCCAAGGCCCCGCCGTTTTTATCGCCCAGTTTATCGGCGACCACGCGCCGTTCAATAGCCTGGATGGCATTTGTGCCTGGGCCAAAGACCTGGGCTTCAAGGGTATTCAGCTGCCTACGCTTGATAAGCGCTTCATTGACTTGCAGCTGGCCGCCGAAAGCCAGACCTACGCCGACGAGCTAACGGGCAAAGTGCGGGCTGCCGGCCTGGAAATCACGGAGTTATCGACCCACTTGCAGGGCCAGCTGGTGGCCGTGAACCCGGCTTATGATAAGCTGTTCGACGGCTTTGCGCCCGAAGCGGTGCGCAACAACCCGCTGGCGCGCCAGCAATGGGCCACCCAGCAGCTCATTTACGCGGCCAAGGCCTCGCGCCGGCTGGGCCTGCGGGCGCACGCCACGTTTAGTGGCGCGCTACTCTGGCCAATGGTTTATCCCTGGCCCCAGCGCCCGGCAGGCCTGGTTGAGGAAGGCTTCGCGGAGCTGGGCCGCCGTTGGCTGCCCATTCTGGATGAGTTTGATAATGAAGGTATTGACCTGTGCTACGAGATTCATGCCGGTGAAGACCTGCATGATGGCATCAGCTACGAGATGTTCCTGACGGAGGTCAACGACCACCCGCGCGCCTGCCTGCTCTACGACCCCTCGCACTTCGTGCTACAATGCCTTGACTACCTCGATTATATCGACATCTACCACGAGCGCATCAGGATGTTTCACGTCAAGGATGCCGAGTTTAACCCCACTGGCCGGCAGGGTGTGTACGGCGGCTACCAAAGCTGGCTGAACCGCGCCGGCCGCTTCCGCTCGCTGGGCGATGGGCAGGTCGATTTCAAGGCTATTTTCAGTAAAATGGCGCAGTACGATTTCCCCGGCTGGGCCGTGCTGGAGTGGGAATGCGCCATCAAAAACTCGGAAGATGGTGCCCGCGAAGGCGCGCATTTTATCAAAGACCACATTATCCGCGTCACCGACAAAGCCTTCGACGACTTTGCCGCCGCCGCCACCGATGCCAATTTCAACCGCGCCCTGCTAGGGCTGTAA